One segment of Mycolicibacterium neworleansense DNA contains the following:
- a CDS encoding response regulator, with protein sequence MTEAALTVMVVDDHPIWRDAVARDLADEGFDVVATADGVASARRRAGVVLPDVVVMDMSLSDGSGATATAEVLSVSPSSRVLVLSASDERDDVLEAVKAGATGYLVKSASKAELTDAVRATADGRAVFTPGLAGLVLGEYRRIAQRPDDGPATPSLTERETEVLRYVAKGLTAKQIATRLSLSHRTVENHVQATFRKLQVANRVELARYAIEHGLDE encoded by the coding sequence ATGACCGAGGCAGCACTGACCGTGATGGTCGTCGACGATCACCCGATTTGGCGCGACGCGGTGGCCCGTGACCTCGCCGACGAGGGGTTCGACGTGGTGGCCACCGCCGATGGCGTGGCTTCGGCGCGCAGGCGGGCCGGCGTGGTCCTGCCCGATGTGGTGGTCATGGACATGAGCCTGTCCGACGGTAGCGGTGCCACAGCCACCGCCGAGGTGCTGTCGGTGTCGCCGTCGTCGCGGGTGCTGGTGCTCTCGGCCTCCGACGAGCGCGACGACGTTCTGGAGGCGGTGAAGGCCGGGGCCACCGGCTATCTGGTGAAGAGTGCGTCGAAAGCCGAGCTGACCGACGCGGTGCGGGCCACCGCGGACGGGCGTGCGGTGTTCACCCCGGGGCTGGCCGGGCTGGTCCTGGGTGAATACCGGCGGATCGCGCAACGGCCGGACGACGGCCCGGCCACTCCCAGTCTGACCGAGCGGGAGACCGAGGTGCTGCGTTACGTGGCAAAAGGATTGACGGCCAAGCAGATCGCCACCCGCCTCTCGCTGAGCCACCGGACGGTGGAAAACCATGTCCAGGCGACGTTCCGCAAGCTGCAGGTCGCCAACCGCGTCGAGTTGGCGCGCTACGCCATCGAGCACGGACTCGACGAGTAG
- the macS gene encoding MacS family sensor histidine kinase, which yields MQRRPDPVTPLWRAAQIFRLLSCLYAVGFQIAINDDLMRPVLAGVLCAVLIAWSIACAIAYLQGFGRRPAWVIAEIVVVLALMLSTELVASDHWIADNQSWPTTLWATNATISAALQFGPVGGMAAGLTVMAAAAALKGYVSVNLGRNATIVIELAVGLAVGMAAQTARRAHSELERAARLTASLEERERLSRRVHDGAIQVLALVSRRGREIGGETAELAELAGEQERALRRLVSAPDPEVHTGGATDIGALLRSRASDRVSVSLPAEPVLLEHETAQELFAAACNALDNAAAHAGADARVFVLLEDLGDSVTVSIRDDGVGIGDGRLAEAVGEGHVGIAKSIVGRMDWLGGQAVLHTAPGCGTEWELTLPRPSGTAMEKGQ from the coding sequence ATGCAGCGCCGCCCGGACCCGGTCACGCCGTTGTGGCGTGCCGCGCAGATCTTCCGGCTGCTGAGCTGTCTGTACGCAGTGGGTTTTCAGATCGCGATCAACGACGATCTGATGCGTCCGGTACTGGCCGGCGTGCTGTGTGCGGTGCTGATCGCCTGGAGCATCGCGTGCGCGATCGCCTACCTGCAGGGTTTCGGCCGTCGCCCGGCGTGGGTGATCGCCGAGATCGTGGTGGTCCTGGCGCTCATGCTCTCGACCGAGCTGGTGGCGTCCGACCACTGGATCGCCGACAACCAGTCCTGGCCCACCACGTTGTGGGCGACGAATGCCACCATTTCGGCCGCACTGCAATTCGGCCCGGTCGGAGGTATGGCGGCCGGCCTGACGGTGATGGCCGCCGCGGCCGCGCTGAAGGGCTACGTCAGCGTCAATCTGGGCCGCAACGCCACCATCGTCATCGAATTGGCCGTCGGTCTCGCGGTGGGGATGGCGGCCCAGACCGCGCGCCGTGCCCACTCCGAGTTGGAGCGCGCGGCGCGGCTGACCGCGTCGCTGGAGGAACGGGAGCGGTTGTCACGCCGCGTGCACGACGGAGCCATTCAGGTGCTGGCCTTGGTATCCCGGCGCGGACGCGAAATCGGTGGTGAGACAGCCGAATTGGCTGAATTGGCGGGCGAGCAGGAGCGCGCCTTGCGCAGGTTGGTCAGCGCGCCCGACCCGGAGGTGCACACCGGCGGGGCGACCGACATCGGCGCGCTGCTGCGGAGCCGCGCCTCCGATCGGGTCTCGGTCAGCCTCCCGGCCGAGCCGGTGTTGCTCGAACATGAAACTGCCCAAGAGTTGTTCGCCGCGGCGTGCAATGCCCTCGACAACGCGGCCGCACACGCCGGTGCCGACGCCCGGGTCTTCGTACTGTTGGAAGATCTGGGCGATTCGGTGACGGTGAGCATCCGTGACGACGGGGTGGGTATCGGCGACGGGCGCCTGGCCGAGGCGGTCGGCGAAGGCCATGTGGGTATCGCGAAATCAATTGTGGGCCGCATGGATTGGCTGGGCGGACAAGCCGTGCTGCACACGGCACCGGGTTGCGGCACGGAATGGGAGCTGACGCTGCCCCGCCCGAGTGGCACCGCGATGGAGAAGGGGCAGTGA
- a CDS encoding sulfurtransferase, with protein sequence MASARDGVFVTAGELREHIASGSPVTVLDVRWSLAEPDGEQAYLTGHLPGAVYVSLDDDLSDHRVTGRGRHPLPSGADLQAAARRWGVRKGVPTVVYDDWNRAGSSRAWWVLTAAGVDGVRILDGGLPAWTAAGEVLQSGPVTPGPGDVEVIHDDLYRGALRTLTAEQAQSGVDVLLDARAPERFRGDAEPVDPVAGHIPGAVNLPSTQLLSADGTLLPDAGLHALLADLGIAGGAKAGAYCGSGVTAALAVAALAAAGVNAALYPGSWSEWASDPDRPVARGDG encoded by the coding sequence GTGGCTTCCGCACGAGATGGCGTATTCGTCACTGCCGGTGAACTTCGTGAGCACATCGCCTCCGGGAGTCCCGTCACCGTGTTGGACGTGCGTTGGTCATTGGCCGAGCCCGATGGTGAACAGGCGTACCTGACCGGCCATCTTCCCGGCGCCGTCTACGTCTCGCTGGACGACGACCTGTCCGATCACCGGGTCACCGGCCGTGGCCGCCATCCGTTGCCCTCCGGGGCGGACCTGCAGGCAGCCGCACGCCGTTGGGGCGTGCGCAAGGGCGTACCGACGGTGGTCTACGACGACTGGAACCGCGCCGGGTCGTCCCGGGCCTGGTGGGTGTTGACCGCGGCCGGGGTCGACGGCGTCCGCATCCTCGACGGAGGTCTTCCGGCCTGGACCGCGGCGGGTGAGGTTCTGCAATCCGGCCCGGTCACGCCCGGGCCCGGTGATGTCGAGGTCATCCACGACGACCTGTACCGCGGGGCACTGCGCACCCTGACCGCCGAACAGGCGCAGTCGGGCGTCGATGTGCTGCTGGATGCGCGGGCGCCGGAACGGTTTCGCGGCGACGCTGAACCGGTCGACCCGGTGGCCGGCCACATCCCCGGGGCGGTCAATCTGCCCAGCACCCAGTTGCTTTCCGCCGACGGCACACTGCTCCCGGATGCCGGGCTTCACGCGCTTCTCGCCGATCTTGGCATAGCCGGTGGCGCCAAAGCCGGCGCCTACTGCGGGTCAGGGGTGACGGCGGCGCTGGCGGTGGCTGCCCTGGCTGCCGCCGGCGTGAACGCGGCACTGTATCCCGGGTCGTGGTCGGAGTGGGCCTCTGATCCGGACCGGCCCGTGGCACGGGGCGACGGGTAG
- a CDS encoding amino acid ABC transporter ATP-binding protein, with amino-acid sequence MVRAETVCKNFGALHVLKGVTLDVGRGEVLCMVGPSGSGKSTFLRCINHLEQVNAGRLYVDGELIGYRERGGKLHEMAPRDAARQRRDIGMVFQHFNLFPHRTALENIIEAPIRVKKVKKEAAVARAKDLLDQVGLAAKADAYPAQLSGGQQQRVAIARALAMNPKLMLFDEPTSALDPELVGEVLAVIKKLAGEGMTMVVVTHEMGFAREVADKLVFMDGGVIVESGPPREVMANPKHARTKEFLSKVM; translated from the coding sequence ATGGTGCGGGCCGAAACCGTGTGCAAGAACTTCGGTGCCCTGCACGTCCTCAAGGGCGTCACCCTGGACGTCGGCAGGGGTGAGGTTTTGTGCATGGTCGGTCCGTCGGGCTCGGGCAAGTCGACGTTCCTGCGGTGCATCAACCATCTCGAGCAGGTCAACGCCGGCCGGCTCTACGTCGACGGGGAGCTGATCGGCTATCGCGAACGCGGCGGCAAGCTGCACGAGATGGCCCCGCGAGACGCCGCTCGCCAACGCCGCGACATCGGCATGGTGTTCCAGCATTTCAACCTGTTCCCGCACCGTACGGCGCTGGAGAACATCATCGAGGCACCCATCCGGGTCAAGAAGGTGAAAAAGGAAGCCGCGGTGGCTCGGGCGAAGGACCTGCTCGACCAGGTGGGGTTGGCCGCCAAGGCCGACGCCTATCCGGCCCAGCTGTCGGGCGGACAGCAGCAGCGGGTGGCCATCGCCCGGGCACTGGCGATGAACCCCAAGCTGATGCTGTTCGACGAGCCGACGTCGGCACTGGATCCCGAGCTGGTCGGTGAGGTGCTGGCGGTGATCAAGAAACTGGCGGGCGAGGGCATGACCATGGTGGTGGTCACTCACGAAATGGGTTTTGCCCGTGAGGTCGCCGACAAGCTGGTGTTCATGGACGGCGGCGTGATCGTGGAGAGCGGTCCTCCGCGCGAGGTGATGGCCAATCCCAAACACGCACGCACAAAGGAGTTTCTGTCGAAGGTGATGTAG
- a CDS encoding amino acid ABC transporter permease translates to MTDASPPPAIDAVPLRHPWRWVAAGIIVILLGLFVWGAATNEAYGWQTYAKYLFDQRISEAAWNTLQLTIYSMVLALVLGVILAVMRLSPNPVLKAVSWTYLWIFRGTPIYVQLVLWGLVPVIYKNIQLGVPWGPTLFEFSLADPNVFWLAVLGLGLNEAAYMAEIIRGGLISVPEGQTEASVALGMSWGMTMRRTVLPQAMRVIIPPTGNEFISMLKTTSLVTAVPYSFELYGRSKDIGVALFEPVPLLLVASTWYLAITSVLMVGQYYLERHFSRGASRRLTSKQLQALAKAQMGEPHP, encoded by the coding sequence ATGACTGATGCGTCGCCGCCGCCCGCCATCGACGCGGTCCCGCTGCGACATCCGTGGCGGTGGGTGGCGGCGGGGATCATTGTCATCCTGCTCGGGCTGTTCGTCTGGGGCGCGGCCACCAACGAGGCATACGGATGGCAGACGTACGCCAAGTACCTCTTCGACCAACGGATTTCCGAAGCTGCCTGGAACACACTGCAACTGACCATCTACTCGATGGTCTTGGCGCTGGTGCTCGGCGTGATTCTCGCGGTGATGCGGTTATCGCCGAACCCGGTGCTCAAGGCGGTGTCCTGGACGTATCTGTGGATCTTCCGCGGCACACCGATCTACGTCCAGTTGGTGCTGTGGGGCCTGGTACCGGTGATCTACAAGAACATCCAGCTCGGTGTGCCGTGGGGTCCGACGCTGTTCGAGTTCAGCCTGGCCGATCCGAATGTGTTCTGGCTGGCGGTTCTCGGCCTGGGCCTGAACGAGGCCGCCTATATGGCCGAGATCATCCGGGGCGGGCTGATCTCGGTACCCGAAGGCCAGACCGAAGCCTCTGTCGCGCTCGGCATGTCGTGGGGAATGACGATGCGGCGCACCGTTCTTCCTCAGGCGATGCGCGTCATCATCCCGCCGACCGGCAACGAGTTCATCAGCATGCTCAAGACCACATCGCTGGTCACCGCCGTGCCGTACAGCTTCGAGTTGTACGGCCGCTCAAAAGATATCGGGGTCGCATTGTTCGAGCCGGTTCCGCTGCTGCTGGTGGCTTCCACCTGGTACCTGGCGATCACCAGCGTCCTGATGGTCGGGCAGTACTACCTGGAGCGGCACTTCTCGCGGGGTGCGTCGCGCAGGCTCACCTCCAAACAGCTTCAGGCTCTGGCCAAAGCGCAGATGGGAGAACCGCATCCATGA
- a CDS encoding ABC transporter substrate-binding protein — MWRFAVVVAASGALAMSGCATNTDSSGPATETTAASAEKVDAIANTLPEPIKSSGKLIIGTDPSYPPNEFKDPAGKIIGFDVDLMNAIAATLGLTPEYRASLFDKIIPSVQGGNYNVGMSSFTDSKKREEQVDFVTYFKAGSAWAQKVGAGINPDDACGKKVAVQTATVQDTEEMPARIKKCLEAGKPTINVIKFDDQTAATSAVMLGQADAMSADSPVTAYAIKQSDGKLEAAGEIFDSAPYGWAVQKGSPLAESLRQALQHLIDSGAYKQVATNWGAENGMIDKPVINGAVS; from the coding sequence GTGTGGCGTTTCGCGGTGGTGGTCGCCGCCAGCGGCGCACTGGCAATGTCGGGCTGCGCCACCAACACCGATAGCAGCGGGCCGGCTACCGAGACCACCGCGGCGTCGGCCGAGAAGGTCGACGCGATCGCCAACACCCTGCCGGAGCCGATCAAATCGAGCGGCAAGCTCATCATCGGCACCGATCCGTCGTACCCCCCGAACGAATTCAAGGACCCCGCCGGCAAGATCATCGGCTTCGACGTCGATTTGATGAATGCCATCGCCGCGACGCTGGGCCTCACTCCCGAGTACCGGGCCTCGCTGTTCGACAAGATCATTCCGTCGGTTCAGGGCGGCAACTACAACGTCGGTATGTCCTCGTTCACCGACTCGAAGAAACGTGAGGAGCAGGTCGACTTCGTCACCTACTTCAAGGCCGGCTCGGCGTGGGCGCAGAAGGTCGGTGCGGGCATCAACCCGGATGACGCCTGCGGCAAGAAGGTTGCGGTGCAGACGGCCACCGTGCAGGACACCGAAGAGATGCCGGCCCGCATCAAGAAGTGCCTGGAGGCCGGTAAGCCCACGATCAATGTCATCAAGTTCGATGACCAGACCGCGGCCACCAGTGCGGTCATGCTGGGTCAGGCCGACGCCATGTCCGCGGACTCGCCGGTGACGGCCTACGCGATCAAGCAGAGTGACGGCAAGTTGGAGGCCGCGGGGGAGATCTTCGATTCCGCTCCCTACGGGTGGGCCGTGCAGAAGGGCTCGCCGCTGGCCGAATCCCTCAGGCAGGCACTGCAGCACCTCATCGACAGCGGGGCGTACAAGCAGGTGGCCACCAACTGGGGTGCCGAGAACGGGATGATCGACAAGCCGGTCATCAACGGTGCAGTCAGCTGA
- a CDS encoding HdeD family acid-resistance protein codes for MESTAAPSLLPHLWKTALVTGILAILLGILVFIRPGAAIFVTAIFFGAYLLITGISQLVLAFSLRASVGGRVLLFIGGAAALVLAVLCFVNLQNSVDLLAIWIGVGFIFRGVATTMSAIGDPSLPGRIWEIIVGIISVIAGIIMFVAPLEGLVALTQVTGIILIIVGVFEVISAFGIRSDAKKLKAAFSPEAPAS; via the coding sequence ATGGAAAGCACCGCTGCCCCAAGCTTGTTGCCGCACCTGTGGAAGACGGCGTTAGTCACCGGCATCCTCGCCATCCTCCTCGGCATCCTCGTATTCATCCGCCCCGGAGCGGCGATCTTCGTCACCGCCATTTTCTTCGGCGCCTATCTGTTGATCACCGGCATCTCACAGCTCGTACTGGCATTCAGCCTCCGTGCGTCCGTCGGCGGACGGGTGTTGCTGTTCATCGGCGGTGCCGCCGCGCTCGTCCTGGCCGTGCTGTGCTTCGTCAACCTACAGAATTCGGTCGATCTGCTGGCGATCTGGATCGGCGTCGGGTTCATCTTCCGCGGTGTCGCGACAACGATGTCGGCCATCGGAGACCCGTCGCTGCCCGGACGTATCTGGGAGATCATCGTCGGCATCATCAGCGTGATCGCCGGCATCATCATGTTCGTCGCCCCGCTGGAAGGTCTGGTCGCCCTGACTCAGGTCACCGGCATCATCCTGATCATCGTCGGCGTGTTCGAGGTGATCTCGGCGTTCGGCATCCGCAGCGACGCCAAGAAGCTCAAGGCCGCGTTCTCGCCGGAGGCGCCGGCGTCGTGA
- a CDS encoding cytochrome ubiquinol oxidase subunit I has protein sequence MDALDVSRWQFGITTVYHFIFVPLTIGLAPLIAVMQTAWVVTGNDSWYRLTRFFGKLFLINFAIGVATGIVQEFQFGMNWSEYSRFVGDIFGAPLAFEGLVAFFVESTFIGLWIFGWTRLPRAVHLFCIWMVAFAVNASAFFIIAANSFMQHPVGAKFNPESGRAELIDFGALLTNNTAIWAFMHVVAGSLLTAGTFVAAVSAWLMVRDRRRAAREESLDTPAAEPTADSAGMYRPATILGSVVALAAVVVLFFTGDVQGKLMFVQQPMKMASAESLCDTQTDPDFSVLTVGTHNNCASVTHVIEVPYVLPFLAEGKFSGVTLEGVNDLQRQYESKFGPGDYRPNLFVTYWSFRAMIGLMLVPLAFALVALWLTRGRRLPDQRWFGIFALITLPTPFLANSAGWVFTEMGRQPWVVVPNPTGDQMVRLTVQQGVSDHSAGTVFFSLAVFTLLYGVLAVVWFWLMRRYVTEGPLEHDSEPAPPTPPGEDESAPLSFAY, from the coding sequence ATGGACGCTTTGGACGTATCGCGGTGGCAGTTCGGGATCACCACCGTCTACCACTTCATATTCGTTCCGCTGACCATCGGGTTGGCGCCACTCATCGCCGTCATGCAGACGGCGTGGGTGGTGACCGGCAACGACAGCTGGTATCGACTGACCCGCTTCTTCGGCAAACTGTTCCTGATCAACTTCGCCATCGGTGTGGCAACCGGCATCGTGCAGGAGTTCCAGTTCGGCATGAACTGGAGCGAGTACTCCCGATTCGTCGGTGACATCTTCGGCGCTCCGCTGGCATTCGAAGGCCTGGTCGCGTTCTTCGTCGAGTCCACCTTCATCGGCTTGTGGATCTTCGGTTGGACCCGGCTCCCCCGGGCGGTCCACCTGTTCTGCATCTGGATGGTGGCCTTCGCGGTCAACGCGTCAGCCTTCTTCATCATCGCGGCGAACTCGTTCATGCAGCACCCGGTCGGCGCCAAGTTCAACCCGGAGAGCGGCCGCGCGGAGCTGATCGATTTCGGCGCCCTGCTGACCAACAACACGGCGATCTGGGCGTTCATGCACGTCGTCGCCGGATCACTGCTCACCGCCGGCACCTTCGTCGCGGCCGTCAGCGCCTGGCTGATGGTGCGGGACCGGCGGCGCGCCGCCCGCGAAGAGAGCCTGGACACCCCGGCCGCCGAACCCACCGCGGACTCCGCGGGGATGTACCGGCCCGCCACCATTCTCGGCAGCGTCGTCGCACTGGCGGCCGTGGTGGTGCTGTTCTTCACCGGCGACGTCCAGGGCAAGCTGATGTTTGTCCAGCAGCCGATGAAAATGGCTTCGGCCGAATCACTCTGCGACACGCAGACCGACCCGGACTTCTCGGTCCTCACCGTCGGCACGCACAACAACTGCGCCAGCGTGACCCACGTGATCGAGGTGCCCTACGTCCTGCCCTTCCTGGCCGAAGGCAAGTTCAGCGGTGTGACTCTGGAGGGTGTCAATGACCTTCAGCGGCAATACGAATCAAAGTTCGGACCCGGCGATTACCGGCCCAACCTTTTCGTCACCTACTGGTCGTTCCGGGCCATGATCGGCCTGATGCTGGTGCCGCTGGCGTTCGCGCTGGTCGCCCTGTGGCTCACCCGGGGCCGCCGGCTGCCCGATCAGCGGTGGTTCGGCATTTTCGCGCTGATCACACTGCCGACACCATTCCTGGCCAACTCCGCGGGCTGGGTGTTCACCGAAATGGGACGTCAACCCTGGGTGGTGGTACCCAACCCGACCGGCGACCAGATGGTCCGGCTGACCGTGCAGCAAGGCGTGTCGGATCATTCGGCCGGCACGGTGTTTTTCTCGCTTGCGGTCTTCACCCTGCTCTACGGCGTCCTCGCGGTCGTCTGGTTCTGGCTGATGCGTCGCTATGTCACCGAAGGACCCCTGGAACACGACTCCGAACCGGCACCGCCCACGCCTCCCGGCGAGGACGAATCTGCCCCCTTGTCTTTCGCTTACTGA
- the cydB gene encoding cytochrome d ubiquinol oxidase subunit II — protein sequence MGLQELWFILIAVLFLGFVVLEGFDFGVGMLMAPLASAGEGDPESRRRAVLNTIGPVWDANEVWLITAGAAMFAAFPNWYATLFSALYLPLLAILFGMILRIVGIEWRGKIDDTKWRKYADLGIAVGSWLPAILWGVAFAILVRGLPIDADHRVDASIGDVLNAYTLLGGLATASLFAFYGSVFIALKTAGPIRDDAFRFARILTLPVILLAGGFGLWTQLAHGKPWTWAALAVAVIALLISVALMWSRSREGWAFVSTVVVVAAVVVLLFGVMYPYLLPSTLNPEWGVTIYNGSSTPYTLKIMSWASLTLLPLVLVYQGWTYWVFRKRISADRIPAPIGLSRRSV from the coding sequence ATGGGACTCCAAGAGCTTTGGTTCATACTCATCGCCGTTCTGTTCCTCGGATTCGTGGTACTGGAAGGCTTTGACTTCGGCGTCGGCATGCTGATGGCGCCGCTGGCCAGCGCAGGCGAAGGCGATCCGGAAAGCCGGAGGCGCGCTGTGCTCAACACCATCGGACCGGTGTGGGATGCCAATGAGGTGTGGCTGATCACCGCGGGCGCCGCCATGTTCGCGGCGTTCCCGAACTGGTACGCCACTCTGTTCTCAGCGCTGTACCTACCGCTGCTGGCCATCCTGTTCGGCATGATCCTGCGCATCGTCGGCATCGAGTGGCGCGGCAAGATCGACGACACCAAGTGGCGCAAGTATGCGGACCTCGGCATCGCCGTCGGATCGTGGTTGCCCGCCATCCTGTGGGGTGTCGCCTTCGCAATCCTGGTGCGCGGCTTGCCGATCGACGCCGACCATCGCGTCGATGCCTCGATCGGCGACGTGCTCAACGCCTACACCCTGCTCGGTGGCCTGGCCACCGCATCGTTGTTCGCGTTCTACGGTTCGGTGTTCATCGCCCTCAAGACCGCCGGGCCCATACGCGATGACGCCTTCCGGTTCGCCCGGATACTGACTCTGCCGGTCATCCTGCTGGCCGGCGGGTTCGGGCTGTGGACGCAACTGGCTCACGGCAAGCCATGGACCTGGGCCGCGTTGGCGGTGGCGGTGATCGCGCTGCTCATCTCGGTGGCGCTGATGTGGTCGCGGTCGCGGGAAGGATGGGCGTTCGTCTCGACCGTGGTGGTCGTGGCGGCCGTCGTCGTCCTGCTGTTCGGAGTGATGTACCCGTACCTGCTGCCATCCACCCTCAATCCGGAATGGGGCGTGACGATCTACAACGGCTCGTCGACCCCGTACACCCTGAAGATCATGAGCTGGGCGTCGTTGACCTTGCTGCCGCTGGTCCTGGTGTACCAGGGCTGGACGTACTGGGTGTTCCGCAAGCGGATTTCGGCCGATCGCATCCCGGCCCCCATCGGGTTGTCGCGGCGGTCAGTCTGA
- the cydD gene encoding thiol reductant ABC exporter subunit CydD, producing MRRHLMATVACGVTISACTIAAAVVLAHIVAAIITDPGTATRHGAALAALSALWVLRAAAHWLQGRLSQRGATAIIGELSGQVLRSVTTAPPRQLAADRDAAAAVVTRGLDGLRPYFTGYLPAVMQAAILTPVAVVVMACYDLQAAAIVLIALPLIPVFMVLIGLVTAERSAAALAAMTTLQARLLDLVAGIPTLRAVGRAGGSVQRISELAAAHRRSAMATLRIAFLSSLVLELLATLGVALVAVSVGVRLVYGEVTLTAGLTVLLLAPEVFWPLRRVGAAFHAAQDGKTAAAQAFRLCEARSPAEGGVRLSDSAPTIVLDDLGPAIGPGRVTILTGPNGAGKSTALQAILGLTTLPSGPVRIDGVDVGDLDLTAWWHTVAWLPHRPVLIPGTVRENLELLGPLDDLDGACRAAGFDDVLADLPDGLDTRIGRTGVGLSLGQRQRLGLARALGSSAHVLLLDEPTAHLDAALEQRVLQAVVARARAGATVVVVGHRDPVLAIGDQVITIGAVHVPS from the coding sequence CTGCGGCGCCACCTCATGGCGACAGTGGCATGCGGGGTGACCATCAGCGCCTGCACCATTGCCGCAGCCGTGGTGCTGGCGCACATCGTCGCCGCGATCATCACCGACCCGGGCACAGCGACCCGCCACGGCGCGGCCCTGGCCGCGTTGTCGGCGCTGTGGGTGCTGCGGGCAGCCGCACACTGGCTGCAGGGCCGGCTGTCCCAGCGCGGCGCCACCGCGATCATCGGAGAGTTGTCCGGACAGGTGCTGCGGTCGGTAACCACCGCGCCGCCCAGGCAGTTGGCCGCTGACCGCGACGCCGCCGCGGCCGTGGTGACGCGGGGGCTCGACGGGCTGCGCCCCTATTTCACCGGCTATCTGCCCGCGGTGATGCAGGCGGCGATCCTCACCCCGGTGGCGGTGGTGGTGATGGCCTGTTACGACCTGCAGGCCGCAGCGATCGTCCTGATCGCACTACCCCTGATCCCCGTGTTCATGGTGCTGATCGGTCTGGTCACCGCCGAGCGGTCGGCGGCAGCACTGGCCGCGATGACCACATTGCAGGCCCGATTGCTCGATCTGGTGGCGGGGATTCCGACGCTGCGCGCGGTCGGCCGAGCCGGCGGATCGGTCCAGCGGATCTCCGAACTGGCTGCCGCCCATCGCCGTTCGGCGATGGCGACCCTGCGGATCGCCTTTCTTTCGTCGCTGGTGCTTGAACTGCTGGCCACACTCGGCGTGGCATTGGTGGCGGTCAGCGTCGGTGTGCGGCTGGTGTACGGCGAGGTGACCCTGACGGCGGGTTTGACCGTTCTGCTGCTGGCCCCCGAGGTGTTCTGGCCGCTGCGGCGGGTAGGCGCTGCGTTTCATGCCGCCCAAGACGGGAAAACGGCGGCAGCACAGGCTTTCCGGTTGTGCGAGGCGCGCTCACCGGCAGAAGGTGGTGTCCGGCTGTCGGATTCGGCACCGACGATCGTGCTCGACGATCTAGGACCGGCGATCGGACCCGGCCGGGTGACGATCCTGACGGGGCCCAACGGGGCGGGAAAATCCACTGCACTGCAGGCCATTCTCGGACTGACCACGCTGCCGTCGGGCCCGGTACGAATCGACGGTGTCGACGTCGGCGACCTGGACCTGACGGCGTGGTGGCACACCGTCGCCTGGCTCCCCCACCGCCCGGTTCTCATCCCGGGCACCGTCCGCGAGAACCTGGAGCTGCTCGGGCCGCTGGACGACCTGGACGGGGCCTGCCGCGCGGCCGGGTTCGACGATGTCCTCGCCGACCTTCCCGACGGCCTGGACACCCGGATCGGCCGCACCGGCGTCGGTCTGTCGCTGGGACAGAGGCAACGGCTGGGGCTCGCCCGCGCCCTCGGGTCGTCCGCGCATGTGCTGCTGCTCGACGAGCCCACCGCCCACTTGGACGCCGCCCTGGAACAGCGCGTCCTGCAGGCCGTGGTGGCGCGGGCACGAGCCGGCGCCACCGTGGTGGTGGTCGGGCACCGCGATCCGGTGTTGGCCATCGGCGATCAGGTGATCACGATTGGGGCCGTACATGTTCCGTCGTGA